ACTACCCACTCGCCCACGGCGGGCGGCAGCAGTAGGTGCATGTGCAGGTCTTGCACGATGGTAAAAAAGTCGATGTGCAGGTTTTGCTCGTGCAGCACCCGGCCCGTGTAGGGGTTGAGCGAAGCCCCGTAGCTGCCCCCCGCCTTGTCGGTAAAATAGACCATAGCCGAGCGGCCCGGCCCCGAATAGGTCGTCCAGGAGGGGCGGGCGCCGGGGTGGCTAGCCACGGCCGCCGCCAGCAGCCGCGAAGGCGGAAGCGGCGGCCAACCGGCCGGCGCGGCCACCAGCCGCCAGGGCTCGGTAGCATCCCGGATTTCGTCCTGAAACGTGAAGAGGGCGCCCGTCAAACTCACGATGAGCACTACCAGCCCCGAGCCGAGGCCTAGCCACAGGTGAAGTGTGCCGATAGCTTGCTTAACCGTCATGCGCAGAAGTGTTTACGGCCACTGCTGCCTTGCTGCATTAAGCAAAGCGCCAGCGGCTGTGAGCTAGCTTGAAAACCTAAAACTTGAGCGCCACCTGCCCGATAAGGCTGCGCAGCTTCTGCGGGTTGATGGTGCTGTAGCCAATCCAGTAGTGCGTGTTGGTGAGGTTGTCGGCCTTCACGGAGAGGCGGTAGCGCGGCCGGTCGTAGAAGACACTAGCGTTGAGAACCGTGTAGGCCGGCAGGATAAACACGCTGCTCGTCGTGTTCTGAATGCGGTTGTCGCTGGCGTAGGTGCCACCCGCGCCCGCGCCCAGGCCGCGCAGCGGACCATTGGCAAAGCGGTAGCTTACCCAGAGGTTGGCGAGCACCGGCGAGCCGGCGGTATTGGGCCGGCGGCCCTGCTCGTCGGCCGTCGATGCCACCAGCTCCGAGTGGTTGTAGGCGAAGCCGCCCACGAGGTTGAGGCCCGCTACGGGGTTGGCAATAATGTCTACTTCCACGCCGCGGCTAGCCTGCTCGCCGTTCTGGGTCTGGGCGTAGAACGAGCCCACCGATGGGTCGTAGCGCAGCAGGTTTTTAACATAAATATCGTACACGCTCAGGGTAGCCGTGAAGCGGCCGCCCAGGCGGTCGAATTTCACGCCGGCCTCAACCTGATTGGCCTGCTCCAACCTGGCCGTGACGGAAATGGGTTGCGTCGGGTGGGCGGCATCGGCCGTGGTGTAAAAGCCGGGGTTGCGGAAGCTGTTCTGGAAGTTGGCAAAGACCGACAACTGCTCCGGCACCAGCTGGTACACGGCGCCGAACTTGGGCGAGAACGCCGTTTGGTTGTAGCCGGCCTCGGCGCTGTATAAGACGCCGCCCTTGTTGGCGAAGCGGTCGACGCGCACGGCGGCCAGCACGTTCAGCCGGTCGGTGATAGTGAGCACGTTCGATACAAAAGCGCTGTATGTATTGCGCTCGTTAGTAATCGGATAGCTGCCGGGTGGATTGGTGGGGTAGGTGGCTTGCAGCGCCGCCCCGGTAAAATTGCTGTAGGTGTAGCCCGCCCGAACAGGCACCACGTCAAAGCCGTAGTCTTCAAACAGCTGGTTGTTGCGCAGGTGCAGAAAATCCAGGCCCAGCACCACGCGGTTGCGCAGGCTACCCAGCTGAAAATCACCGTTGAACAGCTGCTGCACTTCCAGCAGGTTGGCGCGGCTGTCGCGGGTGTTCTGGCTGCGGCGCTCCAGCGAATCCTGGCTAGCCAGGCCCCGGCGGTTGCCCCGCAGGTAGAAGTAGGTGCCTCCACCGTCGGAGTAGCTGTTGCTGCTCGTAAAGTTGGTGGAGGAGCGCCAGGCCGGCGCCAGCTGGTAGTTGACCTGCCCAAACAGATTGACCGAGCGGCTCTTGGCCCATAGTCCGTCGCCGGTGTATGCCTGGCGGTAGTCGAGCGGCAGCTCATCGGCCCGCGAGGCGCCTAGCGAAGCCGCCGTGCCGGCCGGAAAAAATGTTTGCTTGATCGTGCCTGTGCCCGTCTGCAGCTCGCCATCGAGGGTAATGCTCAGCCGCTCGCTGGGCCGAATGGTGAGGCTAGGGGCTACGGCGTAGGTGCGCGCAAAGCCGGCCGTCTGGAAGCTCTGCTCGTAGTTCCAGGCCCCGTTTACCCGAAGCAGGATGGTCTTGGCCGGATTGAGTGGCGTGTTCAAATCCAGCGCCGCGCGGTTGAAGTGGTAGCTGCCGCCCGCGTAGCTCAGCTCGCCGCCCAGGTGGTCGTAGGCGCGCTTGGTGACGCGGTTGAGCAGGCCGCCGTAGGAGGTGAGCGAGCTGCCGTAAAGCGTGCCCGACGGCCCTTTGATAACTTCCAACTTCTCCAGGTTGGCCGCGTCGATGGTATTCGTGACGTTGCCCGCCAGCCCGTTGCGCAGCTGCGACTGCACTACAAAGCCGCGCATGGTGTAGTAGCTGCTGCCGTCGCCGGCCCGGCCGGTAGCCTCCCACATTCGCTGAATGCCCGGCACGTTGCGCGTGGCATCGTCGGCCGTAAATACCAGCTGCTCAGTAAGCAGCTCCTTGGTAACGGTGCTGTACACCTGCGGGTTTTCGACGTTTTTGAGCGGCATCTTGGCCACGTCCACGCTGTTGGGGCGGCTGAAGCGGTTGGTACGGTTGCCGCTCACCACCACTTCCTTCAGCTCGGCGGCGCTCTCGGCCAGCGTCACTTTTATCGTGGCCGTTTGGCCAGCCGTCACGGTCACCTGCTGCTCCTCGGTTTTGAGGCCCACCGCCGACACCACCAGGGTGTAGGTGCCTGGTGCCACGCGCCGAAGCTGGAAGCGTCCCTGCTCGTCGGTAATGTCGCCTACTGGCTGGCCCTGCAGGCCCACGCTCACGGCCTCCACGGTGCCGCCGCCGCTGTTGATGACGCGGCCCTGCACGGTGCCAGTGGTTTGGGCCTGGGCCGACGCGGTCATTGCACAGGCAGCTAGTGGAATAAAAAGGGAACGGCTACTAAGCATGGGGCGCGTATTATTTAGACGGAATCTAAAGATTGCGCAAAGTAACCACCCGCAGTAACCAGTTTCAAAAATTATTTAGAATTAATCTACATAAAAAAGAGGCTGGTTAGGTTAACCGCCTCTTTTTTAAGGTGCCATTGCCGGCCAGCGCGGGCCTTGTAATTTAGCTTAAGACAGGCTAGCCACGGGCCGAATGCCCGCCACAAACTTCCGAATGGCCGCCGTGCGCCCTTCGGCTGGCGTGTTTTGCAAGAGCCGGATAAATGCGCTGCCGATGATGGCGCCCGTAGTGTGCCGGCCAGCCGCCGCAAAGCTCGCCGCGTCGCTGATACCAAAACCCACGAGGGTAGGGTTGCGCAAACCCAGCGCCTTGGTGCGGCTGAGGTAGGCATCCACGTCGGCGTTCATGTCGGTTTGGGCGCCGGTGGTGCCGGCGGCGGCCACCAGGTAGATGAAGCCATCGGCCAGGGTATCGAGCTGGCGCACGCGGGCGGCACTGGTCTGCGGCGTCACGAGGAAGACTACTTGCAGACCATATTTTGCAAACAGCGGCTGGTACTCACGCTCGTACACTTCGAGCGGCAGGTCGGGCAAAATCAGGCCGTCGACGCCCACGGCCTGGCACTGCTGGCAAAACTTCTCGACCCCAAACTGCACTACCGGGTTGAGGTAGCCCATGAGTAGAACCGGCACCGTAATGCCTTGCTGGCGAATGCCTTGCAGCTGTTCGAAGAGCATGGTCACGGTCATGCCGTTTTCGAGGGCCTGCTGGTTGCTGCGCTGAATGGTTTCGCCGTCGGCCACGGGGTCGGAGTAGGGCATACCAATCTCGACGAGGTCGGCCCCGGCGTCTTGCAGCGCTTTTAAAATTGGCACGGTGTCATGCAACTGCGGAAAGCCGGCGGTGAAATAGACGTTGAGTACGTCAGTGGTTTTGCGTTGGAATAGGTGGGTGAGGCGGTTCATAGGGTGAGTATATTTCGCACAGAGTTAAAAGAGGAAAAAGAAGTCTCGCCGAGGGAGCACAACTCTGTGGAACTCCTTTTTCCTCTTTTTAACTCTGTGCTAAAAGACGTTAAGAATATTCTTCCAAGTGCTTGGTGTAGGTAGCCAAGTCCTTATCGCCGCGGCCCGAGAGGCACACCACAACCACATCGTCCTTTTTGGCCCCGATGAGCGGCAGGCAGGCTAGCGCGTGGGCCGTTTCGAGGGCCGGAATAATGCCTTCGAGGCGGCTGAGCTGGAAGGCTGCATCAAGGGCCGCCTTATCGGTGATGGAAATAAATTCGGCGCGCCCGGTAGCAAACAGCTGCGCGTGCTGCGGCCCGATGCCGGGGTAGTCGAGCCCCGCCGAGATGGAGTACGGCTCGGTCACCTGGCCGTCCTCGGTTTGCATGAGAATGGTGCTGGCGCCGTGCAGAATACCGGGCTTGCCCAGCGCCGTAGTAGCGGCCGAGTGGCCGGTATCGACGCCCTGGCCGGCGGCCTCGGCGGCAATCAGGCGCACGCCGGGCTCGTCGAGGTAGTGGTAAAAGGCGCCCGCCGCGTTGGAGCCGCCGCCCACGCAGGCCAGCACGAAATCGGGAGTAGCACGGCCGGTTTGTTGCAGCAGCTGACTAATAGTTTCGGCCGAAATGATGGACTGAAACCGGGCCACCATGTCGGGGTAGGGGTGCGGCCCCACCACCGAGCCGATGATGTAGTGCGTGTCGGTGGGGTTCGAAATCCAGTGGCGCATGGCCTCGTTGGTGGCATCTTTCAGCGTCTGGCTGCCGCTGGTGGCGGGCACTACTTTGGCGCCCAGCATGCGCATGCGGTCCACGTTGGGCTTCTGGCGCTCGATGTCGATGGCGCCCATGTATACGATGCATTCGAGGCCCATGAGGGCGCACACCGTAGCCGTGGCCACGCCGTGCTGGCC
The genomic region above belongs to Hymenobacter sp. BRD128 and contains:
- the trpA gene encoding tryptophan synthase subunit alpha, with translation MNRLTHLFQRKTTDVLNVYFTAGFPQLHDTVPILKALQDAGADLVEIGMPYSDPVADGETIQRSNQQALENGMTVTMLFEQLQGIRQQGITVPVLLMGYLNPVVQFGVEKFCQQCQAVGVDGLILPDLPLEVYEREYQPLFAKYGLQVVFLVTPQTSAARVRQLDTLADGFIYLVAAAGTTGAQTDMNADVDAYLSRTKALGLRNPTLVGFGISDAASFAAAGRHTTGAIIGSAFIRLLQNTPAEGRTAAIRKFVAGIRPVASLS
- the trpB gene encoding tryptophan synthase subunit beta codes for the protein MTLTAPSPYRVDASGYYGPFGGAYVPEMLYPNVEELRDNYLRIIEDPEFQREFTQLLTDYVGRPTPLFLAQRLSEHIGTTIYLKREDLCHTGAHKINNTIGQILVAQRLGKKRIVAETGAGQHGVATATVCALMGLECIVYMGAIDIERQKPNVDRMRMLGAKVVPATSGSQTLKDATNEAMRHWISNPTDTHYIIGSVVGPHPYPDMVARFQSIISAETISQLLQQTGRATPDFVLACVGGGSNAAGAFYHYLDEPGVRLIAAEAAGQGVDTGHSAATTALGKPGILHGASTILMQTEDGQVTEPYSISAGLDYPGIGPQHAQLFATGRAEFISITDKAALDAAFQLSRLEGIIPALETAHALACLPLIGAKKDDVVVVCLSGRGDKDLATYTKHLEEYS
- a CDS encoding TonB-dependent receptor gives rise to the protein MTASAQAQTTGTVQGRVINSGGGTVEAVSVGLQGQPVGDITDEQGRFQLRRVAPGTYTLVVSAVGLKTEEQQVTVTAGQTATIKVTLAESAAELKEVVVSGNRTNRFSRPNSVDVAKMPLKNVENPQVYSTVTKELLTEQLVFTADDATRNVPGIQRMWEATGRAGDGSSYYTMRGFVVQSQLRNGLAGNVTNTIDAANLEKLEVIKGPSGTLYGSSLTSYGGLLNRVTKRAYDHLGGELSYAGGSYHFNRAALDLNTPLNPAKTILLRVNGAWNYEQSFQTAGFARTYAVAPSLTIRPSERLSITLDGELQTGTGTIKQTFFPAGTAASLGASRADELPLDYRQAYTGDGLWAKSRSVNLFGQVNYQLAPAWRSSTNFTSSNSYSDGGGTYFYLRGNRRGLASQDSLERRSQNTRDSRANLLEVQQLFNGDFQLGSLRNRVVLGLDFLHLRNNQLFEDYGFDVVPVRAGYTYSNFTGAALQATYPTNPPGSYPITNERNTYSAFVSNVLTITDRLNVLAAVRVDRFANKGGVLYSAEAGYNQTAFSPKFGAVYQLVPEQLSVFANFQNSFRNPGFYTTADAAHPTQPISVTARLEQANQVEAGVKFDRLGGRFTATLSVYDIYVKNLLRYDPSVGSFYAQTQNGEQASRGVEVDIIANPVAGLNLVGGFAYNHSELVASTADEQGRRPNTAGSPVLANLWVSYRFANGPLRGLGAGAGGTYASDNRIQNTTSSVFILPAYTVLNASVFYDRPRYRLSVKADNLTNTHYWIGYSTINPQKLRSLIGQVALKF